From one Azospirillum sp. TSH100 genomic stretch:
- a CDS encoding LysR family transcriptional regulator → MNETEAERQALARLGQQMDWNLLRTFMVIVQEGSITKAAVRLFLTQPAVSLALKRLEEQLGRTLIDRGPGRFAVTAAGEQVYDEAVSIHATVSRLGALVRDAKDEVSGHVHILMTSRIQTPLLDRSLREFHRLYPQVTFRIDVMASADAHIALQQRVGAMAICLLREPIPGLSAQVFLRQTYRLYCGPDFRLFGQRDIDIAELRYENFVSFTSDQIDGALSPLTLFRAREGFAGRVVASSANLEEVRRMIVCGLGIGPLPEHIAARDVADGLLWELPPYEGIAPVSVHLIWNEQAKLNRAERAFLDYLQTALATAPARELAGLAEEKSPAHRAGEGVLAIARPRTS, encoded by the coding sequence TTGAACGAAACCGAGGCGGAACGGCAGGCCCTGGCCCGCCTGGGCCAGCAGATGGACTGGAACCTGCTGCGCACCTTCATGGTGATCGTGCAGGAGGGCAGCATCACCAAGGCCGCGGTCCGCCTGTTTTTGACGCAGCCGGCGGTCAGCCTCGCGCTGAAGCGGCTGGAGGAGCAGCTTGGCCGCACCCTGATCGACCGCGGCCCCGGCCGCTTCGCCGTCACCGCCGCAGGCGAGCAGGTCTATGACGAGGCGGTGTCGATCCACGCCACCGTATCCCGTCTCGGCGCCCTGGTGCGCGATGCAAAGGACGAGGTCAGCGGCCATGTCCATATCCTGATGACCAGCCGCATCCAGACCCCATTGCTCGACCGTTCGTTGCGGGAGTTCCACCGCCTGTACCCGCAGGTGACCTTCCGCATCGACGTGATGGCGTCCGCCGACGCGCACATCGCCTTGCAGCAGCGGGTCGGCGCCATGGCGATCTGCCTGCTGCGCGAACCGATTCCCGGACTGTCGGCCCAGGTCTTCCTGCGACAGACCTACCGGCTCTATTGCGGTCCGGATTTCCGCCTGTTCGGCCAGCGCGACATCGACATCGCCGAACTGCGCTACGAGAATTTCGTCTCCTTCACTTCCGACCAGATCGACGGCGCCCTGTCGCCGCTGACCCTGTTCCGCGCGCGGGAGGGCTTCGCCGGCCGTGTCGTCGCGTCGTCGGCGAATCTGGAGGAGGTGCGGCGGATGATCGTCTGCGGCCTCGGCATCGGCCCGCTGCCCGAACACATCGCCGCCCGCGACGTTGCCGACGGTCTGCTGTGGGAATTGCCGCCCTATGAGGGGATCGCCCCGGTCAGCGTCCATCTGATCTGGAACGAGCAGGCCAAGCTGAACCGCGCCGAGCGCGCCTTCCTCGACTATCTGCAAACCGCGCTGGCGACGGCGCCTGCCAGGGAACTGGCCGGGCTGGCCGAGGAGAAAAGCCCCGCTCACCGAGCGGGAGAGGGAGTGTTGGCAATCGCGCGGCCCAGGACATCGTAG
- a CDS encoding PLP-dependent aminotransferase family protein — MGRTGTRTGEVMEAIRRRMASRTLSPGEKLPSIRSFAATMGVSPSTVVEAYDRLAAEGVIQSRPGSGFYVSGALPPLALAEAEPRRDRAIDPFWVSRQSLDSGAEMLKPGCGWLPADWMPNAAIRRAIRQLARADDGLLADYGGTRGSLPLRRLLARQFAEEGIAPGADQILLTASGTQAIDLICRFLLRPGDAVLVDDPCYFNFQALLRAHQTRVVGVPYTRSGPDAELFAQALAAHRPRLYITNSALHNPTGATMTPQTAHRLLCAAAAHDPTAQDLTIVEDDIFAGFEPEPSPRLSALDGLSRVIRIGSFSKTLSASIRCGYIAARPDWVEALVDLQVATNFGGPSPAAAELVFTALNDGGHRKHLDGLRRRLARARRETAARLEALGLHPWLMPRGGFYLWCSLPDGRNAADLARMALDDNVVLAPGDVFSVSHSASGFLRFNVAQMGEPRIYDVLGRAIANTPSPAR, encoded by the coding sequence ATGGGCAGGACGGGCACGCGTACCGGCGAAGTGATGGAGGCGATCCGCCGCAGGATGGCGAGCCGGACGCTGTCGCCGGGGGAAAAGCTGCCGTCGATCCGCAGCTTCGCCGCCACCATGGGCGTTTCGCCTTCGACGGTGGTGGAGGCCTATGACCGGCTGGCGGCGGAAGGCGTGATCCAGTCGCGGCCCGGGTCGGGATTCTACGTGTCCGGTGCCCTGCCGCCGCTGGCGTTGGCCGAGGCGGAACCGCGACGCGACCGCGCCATCGATCCCTTCTGGGTGTCTCGGCAGTCGCTTGATTCCGGGGCGGAGATGCTGAAGCCGGGATGCGGCTGGCTCCCGGCCGACTGGATGCCGAACGCGGCGATCCGCCGGGCGATCCGCCAGTTGGCACGCGCTGATGACGGCCTGCTGGCGGATTACGGCGGCACGCGCGGCTCCCTGCCCTTGCGTCGCCTGCTGGCGCGCCAGTTCGCCGAAGAGGGGATCGCCCCCGGTGCCGACCAGATCCTGCTGACCGCGTCGGGAACCCAGGCGATCGACCTGATCTGCCGCTTCCTGCTGCGGCCGGGCGATGCGGTGCTCGTCGACGACCCTTGCTACTTCAATTTCCAGGCCCTGCTGCGCGCCCATCAGACGCGGGTCGTCGGCGTGCCCTATACCCGCAGCGGGCCGGATGCGGAGCTGTTCGCCCAGGCGCTGGCGGCGCACCGGCCTCGGCTCTACATCACCAACTCCGCCCTGCACAACCCGACCGGCGCCACGATGACGCCGCAGACCGCCCACCGGCTGCTCTGCGCCGCCGCGGCCCACGATCCGACCGCGCAAGACCTCACCATTGTCGAGGACGACATCTTCGCCGGCTTCGAGCCGGAGCCGTCGCCGCGTCTGTCGGCCCTGGACGGGCTGTCCCGCGTCATCCGGATCGGCAGCTTTTCCAAGACGCTGTCCGCCTCGATCCGCTGCGGCTACATCGCGGCGCGGCCGGACTGGGTGGAGGCGCTTGTCGATCTGCAGGTGGCGACCAACTTCGGCGGCCCCAGCCCGGCCGCGGCCGAACTCGTTTTCACCGCCCTGAACGACGGCGGCCATCGCAAGCATCTCGACGGTCTCCGCCGCCGTCTCGCCCGGGCCCGGCGCGAGACGGCGGCAAGGCTGGAAGCGCTGGGGCTGCACCCTTGGCTGATGCCGCGCGGCGGATTCTATCTCTGGTGCAGCCTGCCCGACGGACGGAACGCCGCAGACCTCGCCCGCATGGCCTTGGACGACAATGTCGTGCTCGCCCCCGGCGACGTGTTCAGCGTTTCCCATTCGGCATCGGGGTTCCTGCGCTTCAACGTCGCCCAGATGGGAGAACCGCGGATCTACGATGTCCTGGGCCGCGCGATTGCCAACACTCCCTCTCCCGCTCGGTGA